Proteins co-encoded in one Natrarchaeobius halalkaliphilus genomic window:
- a CDS encoding sugar phosphate nucleotidyltransferase, whose protein sequence is MHAIVPAAGEGTRLRPLTSDRPKGLLEVDNRPILSHCFDRLCEVGVTVIVVVIGYRGAQIVDYYGDCYGEAPIRYVRQPERKGLAHAIAQAADAVEGDVLVCNGDNVFGTSLESVVETRRRSDVDAALLVERASPAVARTTGVVVTDESGTVTELVEKPDEPPSTLVTTGVYALPESIFEHCRAIAPSDRGEYELPDAIARLREHGGVVETVELEGWRVNVNTEADLSEAERKLR, encoded by the coding sequence ATGCACGCGATCGTTCCCGCGGCCGGCGAGGGGACCAGACTCCGACCGCTGACGAGCGACCGCCCGAAGGGATTGCTCGAGGTCGACAACCGTCCGATCCTCTCACACTGTTTCGATCGGCTGTGCGAGGTCGGCGTCACGGTCATCGTCGTCGTGATCGGCTATCGGGGTGCCCAGATCGTCGACTACTACGGCGACTGCTACGGTGAGGCGCCGATCCGGTACGTTCGACAGCCCGAACGGAAGGGCCTGGCACACGCGATCGCACAGGCGGCGGACGCGGTCGAGGGCGACGTCCTCGTCTGTAACGGTGACAACGTCTTCGGCACGTCGCTCGAGTCCGTCGTCGAAACCAGGCGTCGGTCGGACGTCGACGCAGCGTTGCTCGTCGAGCGGGCCTCGCCGGCTGTCGCGCGGACGACCGGCGTCGTCGTCACGGACGAGTCGGGAACCGTGACCGAACTCGTCGAAAAGCCGGACGAGCCGCCGTCGACGCTCGTGACGACCGGCGTCTACGCCCTCCCGGAATCGATCTTCGAGCACTGTCGGGCGATCGCCCCATCGGATCGCGGCGAGTACGAACTCCCGGACGCGATCGCCCGCCTCCGAGAGCACGGTGGAGTCGTCGAGACGGTCGAACTCGAGGGCTGGCGGGTGAATGTGAACACGGAGGCGGATCTCTCGGAGGCCGAACGGAAACTGCGATAG
- a CDS encoding glycosyltransferase, whose translation MSTADDLSVLHLVTAREVFFDQQIETLEAKGVDCTVCVVPGADQIDGAMGRGRGVTEYLQYVPKVRRALRRGEFDLVHANYGLTAPYAATQFRLPIVLTLWGSDVVGVDGWVTKSCAWRADAVTVRSEEMRELLSRPDAHIVPSGVDMDRFRPIDRTAARERVGWELEETHVLFPYSPDYERKNYPLAERVVDRAGTELGEDVTLQTISGVAHEDVPYYVNAADCLLLTSRHEGSPNTVKEAMACNVPVVSTDVGDVRERLRDVKPSAVGSNATELAECLSTVIESEERSNGREIVREISWDRIGERLVNIYRAVT comes from the coding sequence ATGTCGACTGCCGACGATCTTTCCGTCCTTCACCTCGTGACCGCGAGGGAGGTCTTCTTCGATCAGCAGATCGAGACGCTCGAGGCGAAGGGCGTCGACTGCACGGTCTGCGTCGTTCCCGGTGCCGATCAGATCGACGGCGCGATGGGACGCGGTCGCGGCGTGACGGAGTACCTGCAGTACGTTCCGAAAGTTCGCCGGGCGCTCCGTCGCGGGGAGTTCGATCTCGTCCACGCGAACTACGGGCTGACGGCACCGTACGCGGCGACGCAGTTCCGATTGCCGATCGTGTTGACGCTATGGGGATCCGACGTCGTCGGCGTCGACGGCTGGGTGACGAAAAGCTGTGCGTGGCGAGCGGACGCGGTGACCGTTCGAAGCGAGGAGATGCGAGAGCTGCTGAGTCGGCCGGACGCACACATCGTCCCCAGTGGCGTGGACATGGACCGGTTCCGACCGATCGATCGGACGGCCGCTCGAGAGCGAGTCGGGTGGGAACTCGAGGAGACGCACGTCCTGTTTCCGTACTCGCCCGACTACGAGCGCAAGAACTACCCGCTGGCCGAGCGGGTCGTGGATCGGGCTGGGACGGAGTTGGGGGAGGACGTGACGTTACAGACGATTTCGGGCGTGGCCCACGAGGACGTTCCGTACTACGTGAACGCGGCCGACTGTCTGCTGTTGACCTCGAGACACGAAGGCTCACCGAACACCGTCAAAGAAGCGATGGCGTGTAACGTGCCCGTGGTCTCGACGGACGTCGGTGACGTCCGAGAGCGACTCCGCGATGTAAAACCGTCGGCTGTCGGATCGAATGCCACAGAACTAGCAGAGTGTTTGTCGACAGTAATCGAATCCGAGGAACGATCCAACGGTCGAGAAATCGTTCGAGAGATCAGTTGGGACCGAATTGGCGAAAGACTCGTGAATATTTATCGAGCCGTGACGTAA
- a CDS encoding glycosyltransferase, producing MVEATFFTHNLGVGGAQRVLVNLSTELAKRGREIEIVVHTDKGKLASEVHDDVNIYYTNTPNFVPTIRSLRSYLRDRHPDVLLSTVNIANLAAIIAGKTTNTDTHHVVRMANTPSKKAQDYENKQIRHKVVPYMMRGLYPLSDEILAVSAGLKDDLVQSYGIDPSKIRVIYNPTVTQAVFEKAEQPVDHRWLDDPSQDVILGVGSLIKQKDFETLIKSFCRVQQRIDAKLLILGKGNQRDALGRLVQDLGLTSQVDLYGAVANPYSYMANADLFVLSSRWEGCPNVLIEAMACDTPVVSTDCPNGPREILRNGEYGPLVPMGDSNTMATAIVDQLENTSQFSNVKDRAMDFHVNVIADEYEKLLFGDA from the coding sequence ATGGTAGAGGCGACCTTTTTCACACATAATCTCGGTGTCGGTGGCGCACAGCGGGTATTAGTCAATTTGTCAACAGAATTGGCGAAACGCGGCCGGGAGATTGAAATTGTCGTTCATACCGACAAAGGAAAACTCGCATCAGAGGTACACGACGACGTCAACATCTATTATACGAACACTCCCAATTTCGTTCCGACGATCCGTTCGCTTCGATCCTACCTCCGAGATAGACATCCAGACGTGTTGCTATCGACGGTAAACATCGCGAACCTGGCTGCAATTATTGCTGGAAAAACTACGAATACTGATACACATCACGTGGTCAGAATGGCTAATACACCCTCCAAGAAGGCACAAGATTACGAGAATAAGCAAATCAGACATAAGGTTGTGCCATATATGATGCGGGGTCTCTATCCATTATCTGATGAGATATTAGCCGTCTCTGCCGGTTTAAAAGACGATCTAGTCCAGAGCTACGGTATCGATCCGAGCAAGATTCGTGTGATCTATAATCCGACTGTGACACAGGCTGTTTTTGAAAAAGCCGAACAACCGGTTGATCACCGTTGGCTCGACGATCCAAGCCAAGACGTTATCCTCGGAGTCGGAAGCCTAATCAAACAGAAGGATTTCGAGACGTTGATAAAATCGTTTTGTCGTGTTCAGCAACGTATCGATGCGAAGTTATTGATCCTCGGAAAAGGCAACCAACGGGACGCACTCGGTCGGTTAGTCCAAGATCTAGGACTTACTTCTCAGGTTGATCTCTACGGTGCAGTCGCTAATCCGTATTCATATATGGCCAATGCGGACCTTTTCGTCCTCTCTAGTCGGTGGGAGGGGTGCCCGAACGTTTTGATCGAAGCGATGGCGTGTGACACGCCTGTCGTATCGACCGATTGTCCAAACGGTCCGCGTGAGATACTCCGTAACGGGGAGTATGGACCACTCGTTCCAATGGGTGATTCTAACACGATGGCGACGGCGATTGTCGATCAGTTAGAAAACACGTCTCAGTTCTCGAACGTCAAAGACCGAGCGATGGATTTCCACGTCAACGTAATTGCCGACGAATATGAAAAACTTCTCTTTGGGGATGCGTGA
- a CDS encoding sugar phosphate nucleotidyltransferase, whose protein sequence is MAGKGSRFKDAGISCPKHEVIVDDRPMFDWAMQSLKSFYDDEFVFITQAADSPSEFLAERCETLGIDRYEEVTLTEYTDGQASTALAADDSINDSQSVAIFNIDTYVEEGKLSPEIIKGDGFIPVFETTGERWSFVKEDSKGNVVSVSEKEKISDLATVGFYYFDQWSYFADAYAEIASETKSKYGETYVAPLYNSLIDSGESVETHCLDESAVHVLGTPQDLCSFYPEFDPNNHP, encoded by the coding sequence ATGGCCGGGAAGGGATCTCGGTTCAAAGACGCGGGCATATCATGTCCAAAGCATGAGGTTATCGTGGACGATCGTCCAATGTTCGACTGGGCTATGCAAAGCCTGAAATCGTTTTACGACGACGAATTCGTTTTCATCACTCAAGCGGCAGATTCTCCGAGTGAGTTCTTAGCGGAGCGTTGTGAAACCCTGGGAATTGACAGGTACGAAGAAGTTACGCTCACCGAGTACACCGACGGGCAAGCGTCAACGGCGCTGGCTGCTGACGACAGTATCAATGACTCTCAATCGGTTGCGATATTTAACATCGACACATATGTCGAGGAAGGTAAACTCTCACCCGAAATTATCAAGGGCGACGGATTCATTCCTGTTTTCGAAACGACCGGCGAACGATGGAGTTTCGTGAAAGAAGACTCCAAGGGGAACGTCGTAAGCGTCTCCGAAAAAGAAAAGATATCGGACCTCGCAACGGTTGGGTTCTATTATTTCGATCAGTGGTCGTATTTTGCTGATGCGTATGCGGAGATCGCGTCAGAGACCAAATCGAAATACGGCGAAACCTACGTCGCACCGCTGTACAATTCTCTAATCGACAGCGGCGAATCCGTCGAAACACATTGTCTCGACGAGAGCGCCGTTCACGTCCTGGGGACGCCACAAGACCTTTGCAGCTTCTATCCTGAATTCGATCCGAACAACCATCCCTAG
- a CDS encoding capsular biosynthesis protein, which produces MNPDEHNRLVVDVDGVLVKKDSDTEYANREPHEDVVERLREYADDGFYIILYTARNMRTHEGRIGKINAETAPVLNEWLDEHDIPYDEIHYGKPWCGYDGFYVDDKAIRPSEFTELCVEEIREDIIE; this is translated from the coding sequence ATGAACCCTGACGAACACAACCGCCTCGTCGTCGACGTCGATGGTGTACTAGTAAAGAAGGACTCCGACACGGAATATGCGAACCGCGAGCCCCATGAGGACGTCGTCGAACGGCTTCGCGAATACGCAGACGACGGATTCTATATCATACTCTATACTGCGAGAAACATGCGGACGCACGAGGGGCGTATCGGAAAGATCAACGCCGAGACGGCACCGGTGTTAAACGAGTGGCTCGACGAACACGATATTCCGTACGACGAAATCCACTACGGAAAACCGTGGTGTGGTTATGATGGGTTCTATGTTGACGACAAGGCAATTCGGCCATCGGAATTTACTGAATTGTGTGTGGAAGAAATACGCGAGGATATAATAGAGTGA
- a CDS encoding IS5 family transposase, whose translation MAINLLDFTRICRRLAKQAFGSYAGKPASGGLPRWVHVVVHCLRLEEGWTYTEVIDRLRLMPAICELLDLLPEALPDPTTFWYSFDRFAMRVWRALLRVSAQQHPNSGHVALDSTFFERGHASHYYLKRVDRTIQTLKVTTLTDVESLAVLDVHCSVKWRHDTILGRKLVRRNADELVSVAADKAFHNWPIRYEYYAESIEPLLLRSGSTLGPHLHNALIRTNGYNQRWMAETSYSSTKRSLGPDVRSLAWYRQFREIVLMFAIHNIEGLSETL comes from the coding sequence ATGGCAATAAACCTCCTCGACTTCACTCGGATCTGTCGACGGCTGGCTAAACAAGCGTTTGGGTCGTATGCGGGGAAACCCGCCTCTGGCGGGCTTCCCCGCTGGGTCCACGTCGTCGTTCACTGTCTTCGATTGGAAGAAGGTTGGACGTATACGGAAGTGATCGATCGGCTCAGGTTGATGCCGGCGATTTGTGAGCTGCTGGACTTGTTGCCGGAGGCACTGCCAGACCCAACGACGTTCTGGTACTCGTTCGATCGGTTCGCAATGCGCGTCTGGCGAGCGTTGCTGCGCGTCTCCGCGCAGCAACACCCGAATTCCGGACACGTGGCCCTCGACAGCACGTTTTTCGAGCGTGGACATGCGTCCCATTACTACCTCAAACGGGTCGATCGCACGATCCAGACCCTGAAAGTGACGACACTGACGGATGTTGAGTCACTGGCAGTGCTTGATGTTCATTGCTCGGTCAAATGGCGTCATGACACGATACTCGGGCGGAAGCTCGTCCGCCGGAATGCGGACGAGTTGGTCTCTGTCGCGGCTGATAAGGCTTTTCATAACTGGCCGATACGATACGAATACTATGCCGAGAGCATCGAGCCACTTCTCTTACGAAGTGGCTCAACGCTCGGTCCACATCTTCACAACGCGCTGATACGCACGAACGGCTACAATCAGCGATGGATGGCAGAAACGTCCTATTCCTCGACGAAGCGGTCTCTGGGCCCTGACGTTCGGTCACTAGCCTGGTATCGACAGTTTCGTGAAATCGTCCTTATGTTTGCTATCCACAACATCGAGGGTCTCAGTGAAACACTCTAA
- a CDS encoding IS630 family transposase, whose product MTGREKEIVRHLSEDDLDRLLTQTDDEKVSKRLTFIKRLYKGATLEDAADDVGMSQSTGSLWAKRWNEGGLGKLTPNFGDGRPPKLGEDERERLLDLLEDGEPWKKQEIQHLLNEEFDIEFHPNYIPRLLDDLGLSYAIPRTERPDRPENADEILDERVSDAFAEDKKDEPHNKQPEDDGDEEWTVDDDIRTDGGTTIGFFDISHPQPWDNSQRLYTVSEPTITRPLVKIDTPAAGFYALNGESVLQFPLNQEKERICACFEEIREQNPSQRILLVLDNFSSHICAHTRKRAHELGIDLIFLPVGSPHLNPIEPVWKSLKWESSPLIVEGADEYRALLDRIFTNLTNRLSFAGSWIENHLSKFIKKLR is encoded by the coding sequence ATGACGGGACGAGAAAAAGAGATCGTCCGTCACCTCAGTGAGGACGATCTCGACCGCTTACTCACACAAACTGACGACGAGAAGGTGAGCAAGCGGCTTACCTTCATCAAACGGCTGTACAAGGGCGCAACACTCGAAGATGCAGCCGATGATGTTGGAATGTCTCAATCAACCGGGAGTCTCTGGGCGAAGCGCTGGAATGAAGGTGGACTCGGGAAACTCACCCCGAACTTCGGGGACGGACGTCCCCCGAAGCTCGGCGAAGACGAGCGCGAGCGTCTTCTTGACCTCCTCGAAGACGGCGAACCGTGGAAGAAACAGGAGATTCAGCACCTCCTGAACGAAGAATTTGACATCGAATTCCATCCAAACTACATCCCGCGACTGTTGGATGATCTTGGCCTCTCGTACGCGATTCCGCGTACAGAGAGGCCAGACCGCCCAGAGAACGCTGACGAAATCCTCGACGAACGCGTTTCCGACGCGTTCGCCGAGGATAAGAAAGATGAGCCTCACAACAAGCAACCTGAGGACGACGGTGATGAGGAATGGACGGTTGACGACGATATTCGGACGGACGGTGGAACAACTATCGGGTTCTTCGATATCTCGCATCCGCAACCATGGGACAATTCACAGCGACTCTACACGGTGAGCGAGCCGACAATCACCCGGCCGCTGGTGAAAATCGATACACCAGCGGCCGGGTTCTATGCGCTCAACGGTGAGAGCGTCCTTCAGTTTCCTCTGAATCAAGAAAAAGAACGGATCTGCGCGTGTTTCGAGGAGATCCGCGAGCAGAATCCGAGCCAGCGGATTCTGCTCGTCTTGGACAACTTCTCGTCACACATTTGTGCGCACACGCGGAAACGCGCCCACGAACTTGGGATCGACCTCATCTTTCTTCCCGTCGGCTCACCGCATCTTAATCCAATCGAGCCGGTCTGGAAGAGTCTCAAATGGGAATCATCGCCCCTGATCGTGGAGGGCGCGGACGAGTACCGCGCCCTCCTCGATAGAATCTTCACGAACCTCACTAACCGACTGAGCTTCGCAGGCTCGTGGATAGAAAACCATCTCAGCAAATTCATCAAGAAGTTACGTTAA
- a CDS encoding ABC transporter ATP-binding protein, with protein MTDAADLTWREKANALARVARYRPLLTFGLVLLGGFVAFFEGVGLGFIYPIIEVAQAEEPVASDGPVMDAFIAFYEFAGIPFTLGYLILGVAAVMTFRYTMSFLVAWLKGVLSYRYEQTLRARAFEHALGAEVGYFDEEGSDDVLNAIITETRYSGKVIQKGVELMETLFLILMYFAVMLYITPSMTVFAVVLLGGITILLRFVVEPAVTVGTRVAEANERVQESVQAGTQGIRDVKLFGLADEVFSNFFGSVEQYATSSIELTRNEAAIDNFYRLSAAVTLFVLIYIGFVFTGLSLGELGIFLIAMFQLAPQVSKLNSRLYSVEGHISHLVRTQKFLDQLEKRQETDGERSVPDIQHISFDNVHFSYDNDETILNGISFEVEKGELVAFVGQSGAGKSTIVSLLAQMYRPDSGEIRANSCPIEEYSLEEWRESIAVVRQQPFIFNDTLENNITIGNRDATREDIERVCRIAKVDEFVDELPDGYESQLGDDGVRLSGGQRQRVALARALLKDADFLVLDEATSDLDSSLEREVQAAIEAMDREYGIIAIAHRLSTVKNADRIHTVDDGEIIESGTHDELLNKEGEYAELYTIQSRG; from the coding sequence ATGACGGACGCTGCAGATCTCACCTGGCGCGAAAAGGCCAACGCACTGGCTCGAGTCGCTCGATATCGGCCACTCCTTACGTTCGGCCTGGTCCTCCTCGGCGGATTCGTCGCGTTCTTCGAGGGAGTCGGCCTCGGCTTCATCTATCCGATTATCGAAGTTGCACAGGCCGAAGAACCGGTTGCAAGCGACGGACCGGTTATGGACGCCTTCATCGCGTTCTACGAGTTCGCTGGTATTCCCTTCACGCTCGGTTATCTGATCCTGGGGGTCGCGGCCGTGATGACGTTCCGGTACACGATGTCGTTTCTTGTGGCATGGCTCAAGGGCGTTCTGAGTTACCGGTATGAGCAGACGCTCAGGGCTCGAGCGTTCGAACACGCGCTGGGTGCGGAGGTTGGATACTTCGACGAGGAAGGATCCGACGACGTTTTGAACGCGATCATCACCGAAACCCGATATTCCGGAAAAGTCATTCAAAAGGGAGTCGAACTCATGGAGACGCTCTTTCTAATCTTGATGTACTTCGCAGTAATGTTGTACATTACGCCGTCGATGACGGTGTTCGCGGTTGTCCTCCTCGGAGGAATTACGATTCTGCTACGATTCGTCGTCGAGCCGGCCGTTACTGTCGGAACACGAGTCGCGGAGGCGAACGAACGCGTTCAAGAATCTGTACAAGCAGGTACGCAGGGTATTCGGGACGTGAAGCTCTTTGGACTGGCCGACGAGGTATTCTCTAACTTTTTCGGATCTGTCGAACAGTATGCAACGTCATCGATCGAACTCACCCGCAACGAAGCCGCCATCGACAACTTTTATCGATTATCTGCAGCCGTCACGCTATTCGTCCTGATCTACATCGGATTCGTCTTTACCGGGCTTTCGCTGGGCGAGCTCGGTATCTTCCTCATTGCGATGTTCCAACTCGCTCCCCAGGTCAGCAAGTTGAACAGCCGTCTGTACTCGGTTGAAGGCCATATCTCTCATCTCGTCCGAACTCAGAAGTTCCTGGATCAGCTCGAAAAACGCCAAGAGACTGATGGCGAACGCTCAGTTCCGGATATCCAGCACATCTCGTTTGACAACGTCCACTTCTCGTACGATAATGACGAAACGATTCTCAACGGGATTTCCTTCGAGGTTGAGAAGGGCGAGCTCGTCGCGTTCGTTGGACAATCTGGGGCTGGAAAGTCTACTATCGTTTCGTTGTTAGCACAAATGTATCGTCCAGACAGCGGGGAGATACGGGCCAATAGTTGCCCAATCGAAGAATATTCGCTCGAGGAGTGGCGTGAGTCGATTGCAGTCGTCCGTCAACAACCGTTCATTTTCAACGATACGCTCGAGAACAATATCACGATCGGAAACCGAGATGCGACACGAGAGGACATCGAACGAGTCTGTAGGATCGCGAAGGTCGACGAGTTTGTGGACGAACTCCCGGACGGTTACGAGTCACAGTTAGGTGACGACGGTGTGCGGTTATCTGGCGGGCAGCGCCAGCGAGTCGCACTTGCGCGAGCACTGTTGAAAGATGCCGATTTCCTCGTCCTCGACGAAGCGACGAGCGACCTCGACTCGAGCCTCGAGCGTGAAGTACAGGCCGCGATCGAAGCGATGGATCGTGAGTACGGGATCATCGCGATCGCCCATCGGCTGTCGACGGTGAAGAATGCCGATCGAATCCACACGGTCGATGACGGAGAGATTATCGAATCGGGTACCCACGACGAATTGCTTAATAAAGAAGGCGAGTACGCGGAACTGTACACCATCCAATCTAGGGGGTAA
- the aglF gene encoding UTP--glucose-1-phosphate uridylyltransferase AglF, with amino-acid sequence MQAVVLAAGKGTRLRPLTEDKPKVLVEVDGKPLVEDVFDNLLEIGVTELIVVVGYRKEQIIERYGDEYEGVPITYTHQREQLGLAHAILQAEPHVDDDFVLMLGDNIFRGNLGDVVNRQREDRADAAFLVEEVPMEEASRYGVLDTNEYGEIVEVMEKPDDPPSNLVMTGFYTFTPAIFHACHLVQPSDRGEYELPDAIDLLIQSGRTIDAIRMDGWRIDVGYPEDRERAAERLEEKAQTPAE; translated from the coding sequence ATGCAAGCAGTCGTTCTGGCAGCCGGAAAGGGCACCCGCCTCCGGCCGCTCACCGAAGACAAGCCGAAGGTCCTCGTGGAAGTCGACGGCAAACCCCTCGTCGAGGACGTCTTCGACAACCTGCTCGAGATCGGCGTCACGGAACTGATCGTCGTCGTGGGCTACCGGAAAGAACAGATCATCGAGCGCTACGGCGACGAGTACGAGGGCGTCCCGATAACCTACACGCACCAGCGCGAACAGCTGGGACTCGCACACGCCATCCTCCAGGCGGAGCCACACGTCGACGACGACTTCGTGCTCATGCTGGGCGACAATATCTTCCGGGGCAACCTCGGGGACGTCGTCAACCGCCAGCGAGAAGACCGCGCCGACGCCGCCTTCCTCGTCGAGGAGGTTCCCATGGAGGAAGCCTCCCGGTACGGCGTCCTCGACACCAACGAGTACGGCGAGATCGTCGAGGTGATGGAAAAGCCCGACGACCCGCCGTCGAACCTGGTCATGACCGGCTTTTACACGTTCACGCCGGCGATCTTCCACGCCTGCCATCTCGTGCAGCCGAGCGATCGCGGCGAGTACGAACTCCCGGACGCGATCGACCTGCTGATCCAGTCCGGGCGAACGATCGACGCCATCCGGATGGACGGCTGGCGCATCGATGTCGGCTACCCGGAGGATCGCGAGCGAGCCGCCGAGCGACTCGAGGAGAAAGCGCAAACGCCTGCCGAGTAG
- a CDS encoding ribbon-helix-helix domain-containing protein — protein MSTDRRSIPVSIPEGLVEELDDLVDEGQFGSRSEALRYGARLVTREAHQKRLHERAADDAEQDIEDRLERKRVR, from the coding sequence ATGAGCACAGATAGACGATCGATCCCCGTCTCCATTCCGGAAGGGTTAGTCGAGGAGCTCGACGATCTCGTGGACGAAGGGCAGTTCGGGTCACGATCCGAAGCACTCCGATACGGTGCACGGCTGGTTACTCGCGAAGCACACCAGAAACGTCTCCACGAACGAGCAGCAGACGATGCCGAGCAGGACATCGAGGATCGGCTGGAGAGAAAGCGTGTCCGTTGA
- a CDS encoding sensor domain-containing protein, with amino-acid sequence MSPSTISDRLRASPADGILGVAIEPRTYKNLCYLLLAIPLGFAYGFILLFGFLFGAILSLFGIGLVILLAVLVSARVLAGFERVLANALLDLELERPEDTRTGSSGLWGTFKRYLEAASTWRGVGFLVLKSWLAVVAFVLLIVFATLVSLVSSPLRYPHEVEFVTVNDEPIAWAIGTLPEAALAAFLGLVGLVLFAHVSNAVAYVAGRMALAMLDGSASTDEAEPPTEPESSDGSNAATEPESLEGRDEPENADPLENPNAPENPDSSEGSNALDDSSAPEDSDPSEDPSSRP; translated from the coding sequence ATGTCGCCCTCCACGATATCGGATCGCCTCCGCGCGTCCCCCGCGGACGGTATCCTCGGCGTCGCGATCGAGCCCCGGACGTACAAGAACCTGTGTTACCTACTGCTGGCGATACCCCTCGGGTTCGCGTACGGGTTCATCCTCCTGTTCGGGTTCCTCTTCGGCGCGATCCTCTCGCTGTTCGGTATCGGCCTCGTGATCCTGCTCGCGGTCCTCGTCAGCGCTCGAGTCCTGGCGGGCTTCGAACGCGTCCTCGCGAACGCGCTGTTGGATCTCGAGTTGGAGCGTCCGGAAGACACGCGCACGGGGTCGTCCGGACTCTGGGGAACGTTCAAGCGCTATCTCGAGGCGGCCTCGACCTGGCGGGGCGTGGGCTTTCTCGTGTTGAAGTCCTGGCTGGCCGTGGTGGCGTTCGTCCTCCTGATCGTGTTCGCGACGCTCGTCTCGCTGGTGTCGTCGCCGCTTCGCTACCCCCACGAGGTCGAGTTCGTCACGGTCAACGACGAGCCGATCGCCTGGGCGATCGGGACGCTCCCGGAGGCGGCCCTCGCCGCGTTCCTCGGACTCGTCGGCCTCGTTCTCTTCGCCCACGTCTCGAACGCGGTGGCGTACGTCGCCGGCCGGATGGCGCTCGCCATGCTCGACGGATCGGCGTCGACCGACGAGGCGGAGCCACCCACCGAACCCGAGTCATCCGACGGATCGAATGCGGCCACCGAACCCGAGTCGCTCGAGGGGAGGGATGAACCCGAGAACGCGGACCCACTCGAGAACCCGAACGCACCCGAAAACCCGGACTCGTCCGAGGGGTCGAATGCGCTCGATGACTCGAGTGCACCCGAGGATTCCGACCCGTCCGAGGATCCCTCGAGTCGGCCGTGA
- a CDS encoding ribbon-helix-helix domain-containing protein, translating to MSSGDTQNGDDPEKTNINIRLTETFLEDIDATWAEEGYNSRSEFIREALRDAVRHPGLTRKSWKEIAAVEHARRTGESDAFAPEDSDPSEDPSSRP from the coding sequence ATGTCGAGTGGGGATACACAAAACGGGGACGACCCGGAGAAGACGAACATCAACATTCGATTGACCGAGACGTTTCTCGAGGATATCGACGCGACGTGGGCTGAAGAAGGATACAACAGCCGGAGCGAGTTCATCCGCGAAGCGCTCCGCGATGCCGTCCGGCATCCTGGACTGACCCGCAAGAGTTGGAAGGAGATCGCGGCCGTCGAACATGCCCGTCGGACAGGAGAGAGCGACGCGTTCGCCCCCGAGGATTCCGACCCGTCCGAGGATCCCTCGAGTCGGCCGTGA